The Channa argus isolate prfri chromosome 14, Channa argus male v1.0, whole genome shotgun sequence genome includes a window with the following:
- the rabggtb gene encoding geranylgeranyl transferase type-2 subunit beta, with translation MATQVKDVIIKPDAPSALLLEKHADYIAAYGSKKDDYEYTLSEYLRMSGIYWGLTVMDLMGQLPRMNRQEIIDFIRACQHECGGISASIGHDPHLLYTLSAVQILCLYDSVDAIDVDKVVEYVKGLQQENGSFAGDKWGEIDTRFSFCAVATLALLGKMDRINIDKAVEFVSSCMNFDGGFGCRPGSESHAGQIYCCTGFLALTGQLHLVNADLLGWWLCERQLLSGGLNGRPEKLPDVCYSWWVLASLKIIGRIHWIDKAKLRAFILACQDEETGGFADRPGDMVDPFHTLFGVAGLSLLGDERIKPVNPVLCMPEDVLQRIGLQVDLLS, from the exons atG GCTACCCAAGTGAAAGATGTCATCATTAAGCCTGATGCTCCAAGCGCACTGCTGCTAGAGAAACACGCCGATTACATCGCCGCCTACGGCTCCAAAAAGGATGACTAT GAATACACGCTGTCGGAGTACCTGAGGATGAGCGGTATCTACTGGGGGCTGACTGTGATGGATCTGATGGGTCAGCTGCCCCGTATGAACCGGCAGGAGATCATAGACTTCATCAGAGCTTGCCAGCACGAGTGCGGGGGCATCAGTGCCAGCATTGGACACGACCCCCACCTGCTCTATACGCTCAGCGCTGTCCAG ATCCTGTGCTTATATGACAGTGTTGATGCGATTGACgtggacaaagtggtggaataTGTCAAAGGGCTGCAGCAGGAGAATGGCTCGTTTGCTGGAGATAAATGGG GAGAAATAGACACAaggttttctttctgtgctgtTGCTACACTTGCTTTACTG GGCAAGATGGACAGGATAAATATTGACAAAGCCGTAGAATTTGTCTCTTCTTGTATGAACTTTGACGGAGGTTTTGGCTGCAGACCTGGTTCGGAGTCTCATGCTGGTCAG ATTTACtgctgcactggcttcctggcGCTCACTGGCCAGCTGCACCTGGTTAATGCAGACTTGCTGGGCTGGTGGCTTTGTGAGAGGCAGCTGCTGTCTGGAGGCCTTAATGGACGTCCTGAAAAG CTTCCAGATGTGTGCTATTCATGGTGGGTGTTGGCATCGCTTAAGATTATCGGCAGGATTCACTGGATCGACAAGGCCAAGCTGCGAGCGTTTATTCTGGCTTGTCAAGATGAGGAGACGGGAGGTTTTGCTGACAGACCTGGCGACATG GTGGATCCTTTCCACACTCTGTTCGGAGTCGCAGGTCTCTCCCTTCTTGGAGATGAACGGATCAAGCCAGTGAATCCTGTTCTGTGCATGCCTGAGGACGTCCTACAGCGGATCGGCCTGCAGGTGGACCTCCTCAGCTAG
- the acadm gene encoding medium-chain specific acyl-CoA dehydrogenase, mitochondrial — protein sequence MLLNKILRASVRPGVRLHNSSAAAAASSSSHSSSGFSFELTDQQKEFQQLARKFAREEIIPVAAAYDRSGEYPFPVIKKAWELGLMNSHIPPEYGGMGLSNFDSCLITEELAYGCTGVQTAIEANSLGQMPVILAGSDAQKKKYLGRMTEEPLMCAYCVTEPGAGSDVAGIKTRAVKMGDEYVVNGQKMWITNGGKANWYFLLARTNPDPKCPASKAFTGFILEADTPGVQIGRKEMNMGQRCSDTRGITFEDVRIPKENVLVAEGAGFKIAMGAFDNTRPPVAAGATGLAQRALEEATNYALERKTFGRVIAEHQAVSFLLAEMAMKVELARMAYQRSAWEVDQGRRNTYYASIAKAFAGDIANQVAADAVQIFGGNGFNSEYPVEKLMRDAKIYQIYEGTAQIQRLIVAREHLGRYKK from the exons ATGCTGCTCAACAAG ATACTCAGAGCCAGTGTCCGGCCTGGGGTCCGGCTGCATAActccagtgctgctgctgctgcctcttccAGCAGCCATTCATCCTCCGGTTTCTCGTTTG AGTTGACAGATCAACAGAAGGAGTTCCAACAACTGGCAAGGAAGTTTGCACGTGAAGAGATCATCCCTGTTGCAGCTGCTTATGACAGGAGCGGTGAA TATCCTTTTCCCGTCATCAAGAAAGCATGGGAACTTGGTCTGATGAACAGTCACATTCCACCGGAATATG GTGGAATGGGCTTGTCAAACTTTGACAGCTGTCTCATCACAGAAGAGTTGGCTTATGGCTGCACAGGAGTACAGACTGCTATAGAAGCAAACTCTCTGGGA CAAATGCCTGTTATCCTTGCTGGCAGTGACgctcagaaaaagaaatatctgGGAAGGATGACAGAGGAGCCTCTGATGTGT GCGTACTGTGTCACAGAGCCTGGTGCTGGGTCTGATGTGGCTGGGATCAAGACCCGAGCTGTGAAGATGGGTGATGAGTACGTCGTTAATGGGCAGAAGATGTGGATCACAAATGGTGGCAAAGCTAACTG GTACTTCCTCCTGGCCCGCACTAATCCAGATCCCAAATGTCCAGCCAGCAAGGCTTTTACTGGCTTTATTTTGGAAGCTGACACTCCAGGAGTTCAAATAGGAAGGAAG GAGATGAACATGGGTCAAAGGTGCTCTGATACCCGAGGCATCACCTTTGAGGACGTGAGAATACCAAAGGAGAACGTCCTGGTCGCAGAGGGAGCTGGCTTTAAAATTGCCATGGGTGCCTTCGACAACACCAGACCTCCA GTGGCAGCAGGAGCAACAGGCCTGGCACAGAGGGCACTTGAAGAAGCTACCAATTACGCGCTGGAGAGGAAGACCTTTGGCAGAGTTATTGCTGAG CATCAGGCCGTGTCCTTTCTCCTGGCTGAGATGGCAATGAAGGTCGAGTTGGCCAGGATGGCATACCAGCGGTCTGCCTGGGAAGTGGACCAGGGCCGCAGAAACACCTATTATGCCTCCATTGCCAAAGCCTTTGCTGGAGACATCGCAAATCAGGTGGCTGCTGACGCTGTTCAGATATTTGGCGGCAACGGCTTCAACAGTGAGTACCCCGTAGAGAAGCTGATGAGAGACGCCAAGATCTACCAG ATCTATGAGGGCACAGCTCAAATCCAAAGACTTATTGTTGCCAGAGAACATCTTGGAAGATACAAGAAATGA
- the rps8a gene encoding small ribosomal subunit protein eS8: MGISRDNWHKRRKTGGKRKPYHKKRKYELGRPPANTKIGPRRIHTVRVRGGNKKYRALRLDVGNFSWGSECCTRKTRIIDVVYNASNNELVRTKTLVKNCIVLVDSLPFRQWYEAHYATPLGRKKGAKLTPEEEDVLNKKRSKKTQKKYDERKKMAKISTLLEEQFQQGKLLACIASRPGQCGRADGYILEGKELEFYLRKIKAKKGK; the protein is encoded by the exons ATGG GTATCTCACGGGACAACTGGCATAAACGCCGCAAGACTGGTGGTAAACGCAAGCCATACCACAAGAAGAGGAAGTATGAGCTTGGGCGCccacctgcaaacacaaag ATTGGACCTCGTCGCATTCACACAGTGAGGGTCCGTGGTGGGAACAAGAAGTACCGTGCTCTGAGGCTCGACGTTGGTAACTTCTCTTGGGGCTCTGAGT GCTGCACACGGAAGACCAGGATCATTGATGTGGTCTACAATGCCTCCAACAACGAGCTGGTTAGAACTAAGACCCTGGTGAAGAACTGCATCGTCCTCGTCGATAGCCTTCCTTTCAGGCAGTGGTATGAGGCCCACTATGCCACTCCTCTGGGACGTAAAAAGGGAGCCAAACTG ACTCCTGAGGAGGAAGATGTCCTGAATAAGAAGAGGTCAAAGAAGACCCAGAAGAAGTACGATGAGCGTAAAAAGATGGCTAAGATCAGCACCCTTTTGGAGGAGCAGTTCCAGCAGGGAAAACTGCTTG CTTGCATCGCCTCCAGACCCGGACAGTGTGGCAGAGCAGACGGCTACATCTTGGAGGGCAAGGAGCTTGAGTTCTACCTGAGGAAGATCAAGGCCAAGAAGGGCAAATAG